One region of Pseudomonas alvandae genomic DNA includes:
- a CDS encoding SDR family NAD(P)-dependent oxidoreductase — MNIDFTGRHVLVTGSTSGIGFATAKGFLEAGAQVVINGRSESSVEDALQRLGALASRATGFVGDLSHAPGCQALIAQHPSFDIVINNLGIFKQEDFFETPDSEWQRFFETNVMSGVRVSRAYAQGMVERGWGRIVFISSESGVNIPADMIHYGFTKTAQLSIARGLAKRLAGTGVTVNSVLPGPTLSEGVAQMLQADVERSGESLEKVAADFVNEHRSTSIIQRAARVEEVANMIIYASSEQASATTGAALRVDGGVVDSIV, encoded by the coding sequence ATGAATATCGATTTCACCGGACGTCATGTCCTGGTCACCGGGTCCACCAGCGGTATCGGTTTCGCGACTGCCAAAGGCTTCCTTGAAGCTGGCGCTCAAGTGGTTATCAACGGTCGCAGCGAGAGCAGTGTGGAGGACGCGCTGCAGCGCTTGGGCGCCCTTGCTTCAAGGGCGACTGGCTTTGTCGGTGATCTCAGTCACGCGCCTGGCTGCCAGGCACTCATCGCCCAGCACCCCAGCTTCGATATCGTCATTAACAACTTGGGCATTTTCAAACAGGAAGACTTCTTCGAAACGCCGGACAGTGAGTGGCAGCGCTTCTTCGAAACCAACGTAATGTCCGGCGTGCGCGTTTCCAGGGCCTATGCGCAGGGCATGGTCGAGCGCGGTTGGGGGCGGATTGTGTTTATCTCGTCGGAATCGGGCGTGAACATTCCTGCCGACATGATCCACTACGGCTTCACCAAAACCGCCCAACTTTCAATCGCTCGTGGCCTGGCCAAGCGCCTCGCTGGCACGGGCGTGACGGTGAACTCGGTGTTGCCGGGGCCGACGCTTTCCGAAGGCGTTGCCCAGATGCTCCAGGCCGACGTCGAGCGCAGCGGGGAAAGCCTGGAAAAGGTCGCGGCAGATTTCGTCAACGAGCATCGCAGCACCTCGATCATCCAGCGCGCGGCGCGCGTCGAGGAAGTCGCCAACATGATCATCTACGCCAGCTCGGAACAGGCCTCGGCCACCACTGGGGCGGCACTGCGTGTCGATGGCGGTGTGGTGGATAGCATCGTTTAG
- the glyQ gene encoding glycine--tRNA ligase subunit alpha, translating into MSQPTPAVRTFQDLILALQQYWAEQGCVVLQPYDMEVGAGTFHTATFLRAIGPETWNAAYVQPSRRPTDGRYGENPNRLQHYYQFQVVLKPNPENFQELYLGSLKHVGLDPLVHDIRFVEDNWESPTLGAWGLGWEVWLNGMEVTQFTYFQQAGGIECYPVTGEITYGLERLAMYLQGVDSVYDLVWADGPFGKVTYGDVFHQNEVEQSTYNFEHANVDKLFELFDFYESEAKRLIELDQPLPLPSYEMVLKASHTFNLLDARRAISVTARQQYILRVRTLARSVAQAYLLARAKLGFPMATPDLRDEVLAKLEAAQ; encoded by the coding sequence GTGAGCCAGCCTACGCCAGCCGTGCGTACCTTCCAAGACTTGATCCTCGCCCTCCAGCAATACTGGGCCGAGCAAGGTTGCGTGGTACTTCAGCCCTACGATATGGAAGTAGGCGCCGGCACTTTCCACACTGCCACGTTTCTGCGTGCCATCGGCCCGGAAACCTGGAACGCCGCCTATGTGCAGCCCAGCCGCCGCCCGACTGACGGCCGCTACGGCGAAAACCCGAACCGCCTGCAGCACTACTACCAGTTCCAGGTGGTGCTGAAGCCGAACCCGGAGAATTTCCAGGAGCTGTACCTGGGCTCCCTCAAGCACGTCGGCCTCGACCCGCTCGTGCACGATATCCGTTTCGTCGAAGACAACTGGGAATCGCCGACCCTGGGCGCCTGGGGCCTGGGCTGGGAAGTCTGGCTCAACGGCATGGAAGTGACCCAGTTCACCTACTTCCAGCAGGCGGGCGGCATCGAGTGCTACCCGGTCACCGGCGAGATCACCTACGGCCTCGAGCGCCTGGCGATGTACCTGCAGGGCGTGGACTCGGTCTACGACCTGGTGTGGGCCGACGGCCCGTTCGGCAAAGTGACCTACGGCGATGTGTTCCACCAGAACGAAGTGGAGCAGTCGACCTATAACTTCGAACACGCCAACGTCGACAAGCTGTTCGAACTGTTCGACTTTTATGAAAGCGAAGCCAAGCGCCTGATCGAGCTGGACCAGCCGCTGCCGTTGCCGAGCTATGAAATGGTGTTGAAGGCGTCCCACACCTTCAACCTGCTGGACGCACGCCGGGCGATTTCCGTGACCGCGCGCCAGCAATACATCCTGCGTGTGCGCACCCTGGCGCGTTCCGTTGCGCAAGCGTACCTGCTGGCCCGTGCCAAGCTGGGCTTCCCGATGGCGACCCCGGACCTGCGTGATGAAGTGTTGGCTAAGCTGGAGGCTGCACAATGA
- a CDS encoding DNA-3-methyladenine glycosylase I, which yields MPRCFWCSDDPLYMAYHDQEWGTPLRDAQGLFELLLLEGFQAGLSWITVLRKRERYREVLYGFDVQRVAQMSDAEIDELMLDPGIIRNRLKLKAARRNAQAWLALEDPVAFLWSFVGDKPIINHFKDRTEVPAITPEALAMSKGLKKAGFTFVGPTICYALMQASGMVMDHTQDCDRYAELVNGG from the coding sequence ATGCCACGCTGCTTTTGGTGTTCTGACGATCCTTTGTACATGGCTTATCACGATCAGGAGTGGGGCACGCCGCTGCGCGATGCGCAGGGTTTGTTCGAGTTGCTTTTGCTCGAAGGGTTCCAGGCCGGGCTGTCCTGGATCACCGTTTTGCGCAAACGCGAGCGCTACCGGGAAGTGTTGTACGGCTTCGACGTGCAGCGCGTGGCGCAAATGAGTGACGCGGAAATCGATGAGCTGATGCTCGACCCCGGCATCATCCGCAACCGTCTCAAGCTCAAGGCCGCCCGCCGCAATGCCCAGGCCTGGCTGGCGCTGGAAGACCCGGTGGCGTTCCTCTGGTCGTTCGTCGGCGATAAACCCATCATCAATCATTTCAAGGATCGCACCGAAGTGCCGGCCATTACGCCCGAGGCGCTGGCGATGAGCAAAGGCCTGAAGAAAGCCGGGTTTACCTTCGTCGGGCCAACCATCTGCTACGCCTTGATGCAGGCCTCCGGCATGGTCATGGACCACACCCAGGACTGTGACCGCTACGCCGAGTTGGTAAACGGTGGTTAG
- a CDS encoding organic hydroperoxide resistance protein: protein MNVLYTAVATSTGGRDGRAVSSDKILDVKLATPKALGGAGGEATNPEQLFAAGYSACFIGALKFVASQGKRSIPADASITAHVGIGQIPGGFGLDIDLHISLPGLDQADAQALVDAAHQVCPYSNATRGNVDVRLHVTV from the coding sequence ATGAACGTTCTCTACACCGCAGTCGCAACCTCCACCGGTGGCCGTGATGGCCGTGCTGTTTCCAGCGACAAGATTCTCGACGTGAAACTGGCCACTCCAAAAGCCCTGGGCGGCGCCGGTGGTGAAGCCACCAACCCTGAGCAGTTGTTCGCCGCCGGCTACTCGGCCTGCTTCATCGGCGCGTTGAAATTTGTCGCCAGCCAGGGCAAACGCAGCATTCCGGCTGACGCCTCGATCACGGCCCACGTCGGCATCGGCCAGATCCCTGGTGGTTTCGGTCTGGACATCGACCTGCACATCAGCCTGCCAGGCCTGGATCAAGCCGATGCCCAAGCGCTGGTCGATGCGGCTCACCAGGTTTGCCCGTACTCCAACGCGACACGCGGCAACGTCGACGTCCGTTTGCACGTCACCGTCTAA
- a CDS encoding PAS domain-containing sensor histidine kinase produces the protein MSNPRRRESREPTQVQQLFRQLMREWFWISLLLLPLTALISFSTQTAPNGPEAALLSMCLVGAVLGLLLLRPRLALGTTLGGMSVALLTSALLGAQGWWWSPVASLMGMLCGYLIWNWRRLSVVLAYFGWELARLDAEPKVFPERRRASYSGSDRLQGQIMALEQAMGRTRDTRRFIADGLEYLPVATMISDPQGKILLGNRKARELFGHTLVGGDVIEELARLGYPPLDHSPAHRLSTLPLTEFRDIRERSLRLERAALLPVEGDVPIGWLLSLTDLSAEREAEEQRGVMLRFLSHDLRAPHSAILALLDVQRHEAGADNPLFDQIEHQVRRALDLTDGFVQLAKAESEAYQFRPTLFAMLVLDVIDQALPLARAKNIQLEHELEDDEAMVSADQPLLTRAIFNLLENAIKYSPRETRVSLNVRCVEGWLMCDVVDQGKGIGAEELPELFSQYRRFSSAHGVDGIGLGLSMVKAVVDRHGGLIGCHSVVGKGTTFSLRFQLLS, from the coding sequence ATGAGCAATCCGCGTCGCCGTGAAAGCCGTGAACCGACTCAGGTACAACAATTGTTTCGGCAATTGATGCGGGAGTGGTTTTGGATAAGCTTGCTTCTGTTACCGCTGACGGCGCTGATTTCGTTCAGCACGCAAACGGCCCCCAATGGACCAGAAGCCGCATTGCTGTCCATGTGTCTGGTTGGAGCCGTGCTCGGTTTGCTCTTGTTGCGCCCCCGCCTTGCACTGGGGACCACCCTGGGGGGCATGAGCGTGGCCCTGTTGACCAGCGCACTGTTGGGCGCTCAGGGATGGTGGTGGTCACCGGTGGCCAGTTTGATGGGAATGCTCTGTGGCTACCTGATCTGGAACTGGCGACGATTGAGCGTGGTGTTGGCTTATTTCGGTTGGGAGTTGGCCCGCCTGGATGCCGAGCCGAAAGTATTCCCCGAGCGACGTCGAGCCTCCTATTCCGGAAGTGACCGTTTGCAGGGGCAAATCATGGCACTGGAACAAGCCATGGGCCGGACGCGTGATACCCGTCGTTTTATCGCCGATGGCTTGGAGTACCTGCCGGTGGCCACCATGATCAGTGATCCGCAGGGCAAGATATTGCTTGGCAATCGCAAGGCCCGTGAGTTGTTCGGCCACACCTTGGTGGGCGGTGACGTGATCGAGGAACTGGCCCGCCTGGGGTATCCGCCACTGGACCACAGCCCTGCGCATCGTCTGTCTACCTTGCCGTTGACTGAGTTTCGCGATATCCGAGAGCGCAGCCTGCGCCTCGAACGTGCGGCACTGCTGCCGGTCGAGGGCGACGTGCCCATTGGCTGGTTGCTGAGCCTGACTGACCTGAGTGCCGAGCGCGAGGCAGAAGAACAGCGCGGCGTGATGCTCCGGTTTTTGTCGCATGACCTGCGCGCGCCACATTCGGCGATACTCGCGCTGCTCGACGTGCAGCGACATGAGGCTGGCGCGGACAATCCATTGTTCGATCAGATAGAGCACCAGGTGCGTCGTGCCTTGGATCTAACCGACGGTTTTGTGCAACTGGCGAAGGCGGAGTCAGAGGCCTACCAATTCCGACCGACCTTGTTTGCCATGCTGGTCCTGGACGTGATCGATCAGGCATTGCCCCTTGCCCGGGCAAAAAATATCCAGCTGGAACACGAACTGGAGGATGACGAAGCCATGGTCAGCGCCGATCAGCCGCTGCTGACCCGCGCGATATTCAACTTGCTGGAGAACGCGATCAAATACAGCCCGCGCGAAACGCGCGTTTCGCTAAACGTTCGCTGCGTGGAGGGATGGTTGATGTGCGACGTCGTCGACCAGGGCAAAGGCATTGGCGCTGAGGAACTGCCGGAGTTGTTCAGCCAGTATCGACGCTTCTCCTCCGCCCACGGCGTAGACGGTATCGGCCTTGGACTGTCCATGGTCAAGGCGGTCGTGGATCGTCATGGTGGCCTGATCGGATGTCATAGTGTGGTCGGGAAGGGAACGACGTTCAGCTTGCGGTTTCAACTGCTGAGCTGA
- a CDS encoding NIPSNAP family protein: protein MTRIIEILTYTLRPGSGLDFHKVMQNVSVPLHLEAGMDVVSYGCSLHDSDNYHLIRSYESESHRQVSQAVFYASVAWKQGPREDIISRIETSTTIVMALAQDAIDAIRASVDLSGAGARSA from the coding sequence ATGACTCGAATTATTGAAATCCTGACGTACACCTTGAGGCCAGGATCGGGATTGGATTTTCACAAAGTAATGCAGAATGTCAGTGTTCCGCTTCACCTGGAGGCGGGCATGGATGTCGTTTCTTATGGCTGCTCATTACATGATAGTGACAACTATCACCTGATTCGCTCCTATGAAAGCGAAAGCCATCGCCAGGTATCTCAAGCAGTTTTTTACGCAAGCGTTGCCTGGAAGCAGGGTCCGAGAGAAGACATCATCAGTCGGATTGAAACCAGTACAACGATCGTTATGGCGCTCGCTCAAGACGCAATTGATGCCATCAGAGCTTCCGTAGACCTGTCTGGAGCCGGAGCTCGATCCGCGTAG
- the glyS gene encoding glycine--tRNA ligase subunit beta: MSAQDFLVELGTEELPPKALNTLAEAFLAGIEKGLHAAGLNFETKHVYAAPRRLAVLITALETQQPDRSINLDGPPRQAAFDADGNPTQAALGFAKKCGVDLSEIDQSGPKLRYSQSIKGKPTASLLPTIVEDSLNDLPIPKRMRWAARKEEFVRPTQWLVMLLGDQVIDCTILAQKAGRDSRGHRFHHPQSVRITAPANYLADLRAAYVLADANERRELISKRTEELATLQEGTAIVPANLLDEVTALVEWPVPLVCSFEERFLEVPQEALITTMQDNQKYFCLLDAEGKLLPRFITVANIESKDPQQIVAGNEKVVRPRLTDAEFFFKQDKKQPLESFNERLRNVVFQEKLGSVYDKAERVSKLAAYIAPRIGGDAQRAARAGILSKCDLSTEMVGEFPEMQGVAGYYYALNDGEPQDVALALNEQYMPRGAGAELPTTLTGAAVAIADKLDTLVGIFGIGMLPTGSKDPYALRRAALGVLRILIDKQLDLDLNDAVAFAVNAFGSKVKAAGLADAVLEFIFDRLRARYEDEGVDVATYLSVRALKPGSALDFDQRVQAVQAFRKLPEAAALAAVNKRVSNLLGKAEGNIAATVEAKYFDNANEFSLYSAIQQADQAVQPMAAARQYSETLARLAALREPVDAFFEAVMVNAEDANVRANRYALLARLRGLFLGVADISLLG, from the coding sequence ATGAGTGCTCAAGATTTTCTGGTTGAACTGGGCACTGAAGAACTGCCACCCAAAGCCCTGAACACCCTGGCCGAAGCGTTCCTGGCCGGCATCGAGAAAGGCCTGCACGCCGCTGGCCTGAATTTCGAAACCAAACACGTCTATGCCGCGCCGCGCCGCCTGGCCGTGCTGATCACTGCCCTCGAAACCCAGCAACCCGACCGCAGCATCAACCTTGATGGTCCGCCACGCCAGGCCGCGTTCGATGCCGACGGCAACCCGACCCAGGCCGCCCTGGGCTTCGCCAAGAAGTGCGGCGTGGACCTGAGCGAAATCGACCAGAGCGGTCCGAAGCTGCGCTACAGCCAGAGCATCAAGGGCAAGCCGACCGCCAGCCTGTTGCCGACCATCGTCGAAGACTCTCTGAACGACCTGCCGATTCCCAAGCGCATGCGCTGGGCCGCGCGCAAGGAAGAGTTCGTGCGTCCAACCCAATGGCTGGTGATGTTGCTCGGTGACCAGGTCATCGATTGCACGATCCTTGCCCAGAAGGCCGGTCGCGACTCCCGCGGCCACCGCTTCCATCATCCACAAAGCGTACGCATTACCGCGCCGGCCAATTACCTGGCCGACTTGCGCGCCGCCTACGTGCTGGCCGACGCCAACGAGCGCCGCGAGCTGATCAGCAAGCGCACCGAAGAACTGGCGACCCTGCAGGAAGGCACCGCCATCGTGCCGGCCAACCTGCTGGACGAAGTGACCGCGCTGGTGGAATGGCCGGTGCCGCTGGTGTGCTCGTTCGAGGAACGTTTCCTTGAAGTGCCGCAGGAAGCGCTGATCACCACCATGCAGGACAACCAGAAATATTTCTGCCTGCTGGACGCCGAAGGCAAGTTGCTGCCGCGTTTTATCACGGTCGCCAACATTGAAAGCAAGGATCCGCAGCAGATCGTCGCCGGTAACGAAAAAGTCGTTCGCCCGCGCCTGACCGATGCCGAGTTCTTCTTCAAGCAAGACAAGAAACAACCCCTGGAAAGCTTCAACGAGCGCCTGCGCAACGTCGTGTTCCAGGAAAAACTCGGCAGCGTCTACGACAAGGCCGAGCGCGTTTCGAAACTGGCGGCGTACATCGCCCCACGCATCGGCGGCGATGCCCAGCGCGCGGCGCGTGCCGGCATCCTGTCCAAGTGCGACCTGTCCACGGAGATGGTCGGTGAGTTCCCGGAGATGCAAGGCGTCGCAGGTTACTACTACGCCCTCAACGACGGCGAGCCGCAAGACGTCGCCCTGGCCCTGAACGAGCAGTACATGCCGCGCGGTGCCGGTGCTGAACTGCCGACCACCCTGACCGGTGCGGCCGTGGCGATCGCCGACAAGCTCGACACCTTGGTCGGCATCTTCGGCATCGGCATGCTGCCCACGGGCAGCAAGGACCCGTATGCCTTGCGTCGCGCGGCGCTGGGTGTGTTGCGGATCCTGATCGACAAGCAATTGGACCTGGACCTGAACGACGCCGTGGCCTTCGCCGTCAATGCGTTCGGCAGCAAGGTCAAGGCTGCCGGCCTGGCCGATGCAGTGTTGGAATTCATCTTCGACCGCCTGCGTGCGCGTTATGAAGACGAAGGCGTCGACGTTGCGACCTACTTGTCGGTGCGTGCCCTGAAACCGGGTTCGGCCCTGGACTTCGACCAGCGCGTACAAGCGGTGCAAGCCTTCCGCAAATTGCCGGAAGCGGCAGCGCTGGCGGCGGTGAACAAGCGCGTATCGAACCTGCTGGGCAAGGCCGAAGGCAACATTGCGGCCACCGTCGAAGCCAAGTACTTCGACAATGCCAACGAGTTTTCCCTGTACTCGGCGATCCAGCAGGCGGACCAGGCGGTCCAGCCAATGGCGGCGGCGCGTCAGTACAGCGAAACCCTGGCGCGCCTGGCGGCACTGCGCGAGCCAGTGGATGCGTTTTTCGAGGCGGTGATGGTCAACGCTGAAGATGCCAACGTTCGGGCCAACCGCTATGCACTGCTGGCGCGCCTGCGTGGGCTGTTCCTCGGTGTTGCCGATATTTCGCTGCTGGGGTAA
- a CDS encoding lysophospholipid acyltransferase translates to MDKLKGALLVGALRLFALLPWRAVQAVGSAIGWLMWKLPNRSRDVVRINLAKCFPEMDPAERERLVGQSLKDIGKSLTESACAWIWPAQRSIELVREVEGLEVLKEALASGKGVVGITSHLGNWEVLNHFYCSQCKPIIFYRPPKLKAVDELLQKQRVQLGNKVAASTKEGILSVIKEVRKGGQVGIPADPEPSESAGIFVPFFATQALTSKFVPNMLAGGKAVGVFLHALRLPDGSGYKVILEAAPEEMYSTDTETACAAMSKVVERYVRAYPSQYMWSMKRFKKRPPGEARWY, encoded by the coding sequence GTGGATAAGTTGAAAGGCGCCTTGCTGGTCGGCGCTCTGCGGTTGTTTGCGCTGCTGCCCTGGCGAGCGGTGCAAGCGGTGGGCTCGGCCATCGGCTGGCTCATGTGGAAATTGCCCAACCGTTCCCGCGACGTGGTGCGGATCAACCTTGCCAAATGCTTTCCCGAGATGGACCCGGCCGAGCGCGAGCGCCTGGTAGGCCAGAGCCTCAAGGACATCGGCAAATCCCTGACCGAAAGCGCCTGCGCCTGGATCTGGCCGGCCCAGCGCTCCATCGAACTGGTGCGCGAAGTCGAAGGCCTGGAGGTGCTGAAAGAAGCCTTGGCCTCCGGCAAAGGCGTGGTCGGCATCACCAGCCACCTGGGCAACTGGGAAGTGCTCAACCACTTCTATTGCAGCCAGTGCAAACCGATCATTTTCTACCGTCCGCCCAAGCTCAAGGCGGTAGATGAACTGCTGCAAAAGCAACGCGTACAGTTGGGCAACAAAGTCGCGGCGTCGACCAAGGAAGGCATCCTCAGCGTCATCAAGGAAGTGCGCAAAGGCGGCCAGGTGGGCATCCCCGCCGACCCGGAACCGTCCGAATCCGCCGGTATCTTCGTGCCCTTCTTTGCCACCCAGGCCCTGACCAGCAAGTTTGTGCCGAACATGCTCGCTGGCGGTAAAGCAGTTGGCGTGTTCCTTCATGCCCTGCGCCTGCCGGACGGTTCCGGCTACAAAGTCATCCTCGAAGCCGCCCCGGAAGAGATGTACAGCACCGACACCGAAACCGCCTGCGCCGCCATGAGCAAGGTGGTCGAGCGTTACGTACGCGCCTACCCGAGCCAGTACATGTGGAGCATGAAACGCTTCAAGAAACGCCCGCCGGGCGAGGCGCGGTGGTACTGA
- a CDS encoding lysophospholipid acyltransferase family protein: MSILQAIRTFLFYLLLGTSSLLWCTLSFFVAPFMSFKTRYRFINVYWCRCALWLSKVFLGISYEVKGAENVPDRPCVIQSNHQSTWETFFLSAYFEPLSQVLKRELLFVPFFGWAMAMLRPIAIDRDNPKVALKQVAQKGDVLLKDNVWVLIFPEGTRVPYGTIGKFSRSGSALAVNASLPVLPIAHNAGKFWPKAGWIRKPGVITVVIGKPMYAEGTGPRAIAELNDRVQAWNEQTQRELGSLPPAPAAPAAPDQLAV, from the coding sequence ATGTCGATACTGCAGGCCATCAGAACCTTTCTCTTTTACCTGCTGTTGGGCACCAGCTCCTTGCTGTGGTGCACCTTGAGTTTTTTTGTCGCGCCATTCATGTCGTTCAAGACGCGCTACCGCTTCATCAACGTTTACTGGTGCCGCTGCGCCTTGTGGTTAAGCAAGGTATTCCTGGGTATCAGTTACGAAGTGAAGGGTGCCGAGAACGTGCCTGACCGGCCCTGTGTCATCCAGTCCAACCACCAAAGCACTTGGGAAACATTCTTTCTCTCCGCCTACTTCGAGCCGTTGAGCCAGGTGCTCAAGCGTGAACTGTTGTTCGTGCCGTTCTTCGGCTGGGCCATGGCGATGCTGCGTCCGATTGCCATTGATCGCGACAATCCCAAGGTTGCACTCAAGCAGGTCGCGCAAAAAGGCGACGTGCTGCTCAAGGACAACGTTTGGGTGCTGATCTTTCCTGAGGGTACTCGTGTGCCTTATGGGACGATCGGCAAGTTTTCCCGCAGCGGTTCCGCATTGGCGGTAAACGCGTCCCTGCCGGTGCTGCCAATTGCACACAATGCGGGCAAATTCTGGCCAAAGGCTGGCTGGATCAGAAAACCGGGTGTCATCACAGTGGTTATCGGCAAACCCATGTACGCAGAGGGCACTGGGCCCCGCGCGATCGCTGAGCTCAACGATCGCGTACAGGCTTGGAATGAGCAGACGCAAAGGGAACTGGGTTCGCTTCCGCCAGCGCCTGCCGCACCCGCAGCACCGGACCAGCTCGCTGTTTGA
- a CDS encoding response regulator transcription factor — translation MRVAILDDEPAELRRVEQTLQQIPGRGEQAWTLHSFERTEDLLRQLRRETFDLLILDWQLPDISGLALLRWTREHMDSPPAAIMLTSRDGEHDIVQALNAGADDYVSKPFRPNELKARVTAVLRRHNLQRTPASEVLVFNDLEFDDAELTVTRAGIPISLTEREYRLARCLFANLGRPLSREYFYERFWTHEEMTSSRPLDTHIYRLRNKLGLTADRGWQLLTIYGYGYRLESVAAGSEASVAS, via the coding sequence ATGCGTGTCGCCATACTGGACGATGAACCGGCCGAGCTGCGCCGGGTGGAACAGACACTGCAGCAAATCCCCGGCAGGGGCGAACAAGCCTGGACCCTGCACAGTTTCGAACGCACCGAAGACCTGCTGCGCCAACTGCGGCGTGAAACCTTCGACCTGTTGATCCTCGATTGGCAGTTGCCTGATATCAGCGGACTTGCCTTGCTGCGCTGGACGCGCGAGCACATGGACTCGCCGCCAGCCGCCATCATGCTCACCAGCCGCGACGGCGAGCACGACATCGTCCAGGCCCTCAACGCCGGTGCGGACGATTACGTCAGCAAACCGTTCCGCCCCAACGAACTCAAGGCCCGGGTCACCGCCGTGCTGCGCCGCCACAACTTGCAACGCACTCCGGCCAGCGAGGTGCTGGTGTTCAATGACCTGGAATTCGACGATGCCGAACTGACCGTCACCCGTGCCGGCATTCCCATCAGCCTCACCGAGCGGGAGTACCGCCTGGCCCGCTGCTTGTTCGCCAACCTGGGCCGGCCGCTGTCGCGTGAATATTTTTATGAGCGCTTCTGGACCCACGAGGAAATGACCTCGTCCCGTCCGCTCGACACCCATATCTATCGCCTGCGCAACAAGCTCGGGCTGACGGCGGATCGGGGTTGGCAGTTGCTGACGATCTATGGCTATGGGTATCGATTGGAGAGTGTGGCGGCGGGGAGTGAGGCGTCTGTCGCGAGTTAG
- the gmhB gene encoding D-glycero-beta-D-manno-heptose 1,7-bisphosphate 7-phosphatase — protein sequence MKLLILDRDGVINHDSDAYIKSVEEWLPIPGSIEAIAQLSKAGWTVAVATNQSGIARGYYELAVLDAMHQRLRDLVAEQGGEVGLIVYCPHGPDEGCDCRKPKPGMLKTIAAHYGIALSGVWFVGDSLGDLEAAKAVDCQPVLVKTGKGEKTLGKTLPVGTLIFDDLAAIAAELIHN from the coding sequence TTGAAACTGCTGATTCTCGATCGGGATGGGGTGATCAATCACGACTCCGACGCTTACATCAAATCGGTGGAGGAGTGGTTGCCGATACCCGGTTCCATCGAGGCCATCGCGCAGTTGAGCAAGGCCGGCTGGACGGTGGCGGTGGCCACCAACCAGTCGGGCATTGCACGCGGTTACTATGAACTCGCCGTCCTCGATGCCATGCATCAGCGCTTGCGCGACCTGGTGGCAGAGCAGGGCGGGGAGGTCGGCTTGATCGTCTATTGCCCGCACGGGCCGGACGAAGGTTGCGATTGCCGCAAACCCAAGCCAGGCATGTTGAAAACCATCGCCGCTCATTACGGCATCGCGCTGTCAGGTGTGTGGTTTGTCGGCGACAGTCTCGGTGACCTGGAGGCGGCCAAGGCCGTCGATTGTCAGCCAGTTTTGGTAAAGACCGGGAAAGGCGAGAAGACTCTGGGCAAGACCCTACCGGTGGGCACCTTGATTTTTGACGACCTGGCGGCGATTGCCGCTGAACTTATCCACAATTAG